Proteins encoded in a region of the Dromaius novaehollandiae isolate bDroNov1 chromosome 18, bDroNov1.hap1, whole genome shotgun sequence genome:
- the PDE6G gene encoding retinal rod rhodopsin-sensitive cGMP 3',5'-cyclic phosphodiesterase subunit gamma produces the protein MSLEPPKPEIKSATRVMGGPATPRKGPPKFKQRQTRQFKSKPPKKGVQGFGDDIPGMEGLGTDITVICPWEAFSHLELHELAQYGII, from the exons atgagcctggagCCCCCCAAGCCGGAGATCAAGTCGGCCACGAGGGTGATGGGGGGACCCGCCACCCCCCGCAAGGGGCCCCCCAAGTTCAAGCAGAGGCAGACGAGGCAGTTCAAGAGCAAGCCGCCCAAGAAGGGGGTGCAGGG GTTCGGCGACGACATCCCCGGCATGGAGGGGCTGGGAACGG ACATCACCGTCATCTGCCCCTGGGAAGCCTTCAGCCACCTGGAGCTGCACGAGCTGGCGCAGTACGGCATCATCTAG
- the TSPAN10 gene encoding tetraspanin-10, whose amino-acid sequence MGMRGLGCWVSGCSLPVQASRLVELPFSSSSSFSSSEDDDGDEGSPAGAACRQLPSRPGAAGRCVKYLAFAWNLLFLLLGLLALAAGLGGLLAGGWPGGERGAAALALAGLGAGAVSLAGCLGALRASRGLLRCFAGAALALAGLAVLGGLLLYAARRRLRDALRDALLLCLLRYPREPDLRSLVDEVQRGLRCCGLGSYRDWESNPYFNCSAPGAEACSVPASCCLDPLRNGSVASTQCAAGVLRLGEAAAGSIVHLGGCVAQLGAWLRGQAGAIAAGAAVLVLVEAAGVLMALKMLRDMARE is encoded by the exons ATGGGGATGAGGGGTCTCGGGTGCTGGGTGAGtggctgctctctccctgtgcaGGCCTCCAGGCTGGTGGAgctgcccttctcctcctcttcctccttctcctcctccgaGGATGATGATGGCGATGAAGGCTCGCCAGCCGGCGCCGCGTGCCGGCAGCTCCCgtcgcggccgggcgccgcgggccgctGCGTGAAGTACCTGGCCTTCGCCTGgaacctcctcttcctcctgctggggctgctggcgctggcggcggggctgggggggctgctggcggggggctggccggggggcgagcgcggggcggcggcgctggcgctggcggggctgggggccggggcggTGTCGCTGGCCGGCTGCCTGGGCGCCCTGCGGGCCAGCCgcgggctgctgcgctgcttcgCGGGCGCCGCGCTCGCCTTGGCGGGGCtggcggtgctgggggggctgctgctgtacgcggcgcggcggcggctgcgcgacGCCCTGCGCGacgccctgctcctctgcctgctgcgCTACCCGCGGGAGCCCGACCTCCGCTCGCTCGTGGACGAGGTGCAGCGCGGGCTGCGCTGCTGCGGCCTCGGCTCCTACCGCGACTGGGAGAGCAACCC GTACTTCAACTGCAGCGCCCCGGGAGCGGAGGCCTGCAGCGTCCCGGCCTCCTGCTGCCTGGACCCGCTGCGGAACGGCTCCGTCGCCAGCACCCAGTGCGCCGCGGGGGTCCTGCGCCTgggggaggccgcggccgggAGCATCGTGCACCTGGGGGGCTGCGTGGCCCAGCTCGGCGCCTGGCTCCGCGGCCAGGCGGGTGCCATCGCGGCCGGCGCGGccgtgctggtgctggtggaggcGGCCGGCGTGCTCATGGCGCTGAAGATGCTCAGGGACATGGCGCGGGAGTGA